A region from the Oculatellaceae cyanobacterium genome encodes:
- a CDS encoding Crp/Fnr family transcriptional regulator, translating to MTASVLLSTTSGHLKPRKFERRSLLPIEPNYLWRIESGVVRTLTYNSDGTLITFGLWGVGDIAGKVLSKADPYQIECLTPVEATLIPVSRGYEVSEAIFQHVQQHQEFIEILHCRSVDTSLMQLLIWLAKKFGKVSEQGQLIDLQLTHQDIASVIRATRVTVTRLLNEFEQRGIIQRLPHRFIVMPNQQPFWHYEI from the coding sequence ATGACCGCCTCTGTCTTGTTATCTACTACATCTGGTCATCTCAAACCACGTAAGTTTGAACGTCGCTCTTTGCTACCTATAGAGCCGAATTACCTTTGGCGCATTGAATCTGGAGTAGTTCGCACCTTAACTTATAACTCTGACGGCACACTAATCACCTTTGGGTTATGGGGAGTAGGAGATATTGCAGGCAAAGTGCTATCAAAAGCCGACCCTTATCAAATTGAATGTCTAACTCCTGTCGAGGCAACCCTCATACCTGTTAGCAGAGGCTACGAAGTTAGTGAAGCGATTTTTCAGCACGTTCAGCAACATCAAGAATTTATTGAGATTCTACATTGCCGATCCGTAGATACATCATTAATGCAACTTCTGATTTGGCTAGCTAAAAAGTTTGGTAAAGTAAGCGAACAAGGACAATTAATTGATCTGCAATTGACCCATCAAGATATTGCCTCAGTCATTCGTGCTACGCGGGTTACTGTCACACGGCTCTTGAATGAGTTTGAGCAACGAGGAATTATTCAACGCCTTCCTCATCGCTTCATTGTTATGCCCAATCAACAACCTTTTTGGCACTACGAAATTTAA
- a CDS encoding PhnD/SsuA/transferrin family substrate-binding protein, giving the protein MSQPKSLRLMSYLAPNMFWFYQAVGAYLERVFDIETQIAQGFTDPLCDPVMLHDQLDIAFICGLPFIRYHRVTPDQLETLVAPVMQASRYQNHPVYFADVIVNADSNIKTFDDLAGKTLCYNDLGSNSGYNLLRYRLMQGGYSSSFFGKVIPSGFHQRSIQWVVNKLADCSVIDSTVLEEELRNSPELSRHLRVIESIGSCTMPPIVAAKRLGTTFINKLKFALLHPDTELKSAMNQAQIKGYAAMSLEDYFAIGRMYDSAVEVGYEIVSPEQKLINN; this is encoded by the coding sequence ATGAGCCAACCTAAATCGCTAAGGTTAATGTCTTATTTAGCTCCTAATATGTTTTGGTTTTATCAGGCTGTCGGGGCATATCTTGAGCGCGTCTTTGATATAGAAACGCAAATTGCCCAGGGTTTTACAGATCCGCTCTGTGATCCAGTCATGTTGCATGACCAATTAGACATTGCTTTTATTTGTGGTTTACCTTTCATCCGATATCATCGCGTTACCCCTGATCAACTAGAAACGTTAGTTGCGCCAGTGATGCAAGCTAGCCGCTACCAAAATCATCCAGTTTATTTTGCAGATGTGATTGTTAATGCTGATAGCAATATCAAAACATTTGATGATTTAGCAGGTAAAACCTTGTGCTACAACGATTTAGGCTCTAACAGTGGTTATAATCTACTGCGTTATCGTCTGATGCAAGGGGGCTACTCTAGTAGTTTTTTTGGCAAAGTAATTCCATCAGGTTTCCATCAACGTTCTATTCAATGGGTAGTTAACAAACTAGCTGACTGTTCAGTAATTGATAGCACTGTTTTAGAAGAAGAATTACGCAACTCACCGGAATTGTCACGACATCTGCGAGTGATTGAATCAATTGGTTCATGTACAATGCCGCCTATAGTTGCAGCCAAGCGATTAGGAACAACTTTTATTAATAAGTTAAAATTTGCTCTCTTGCACCCGGATACAGAACTAAAATCGGCAATGAATCAAGCGCAAATCAAAGGCTATGCTGCTATGAGTTTAGAAGATTATTTTGCTATTGGTAGGATGTATGATTCAGCAGTAGAAGTTGGTTATGAAATTGTTAGTCCAGAGCAGAAGTTAATCAATAATTAA
- a CDS encoding carbonic anhydrase yields MKKLIKGLREFKASYFNTHQQLFEQLAHGQTPRVLFITCSDSRVDPNLITQAQLGELFVIRNAGNIVPPYGATNGGEGATIEYAIQALDIKQIIICGHSHCGAMKGLMKLNSLQKEMPLVFDWLKYAEATRRLVNDHYSEYQGEELLEIMTAENVLTQIENLRTYPVIHSKLYQGQLSIYAWIYHLENAEVLAYDPHKHAYVLPQSQVKESQGNEPLLNHFPNCSVAINSASTDQLEFETSSDFTQSVSERLPTTPLSPEQLKRIYRGANH; encoded by the coding sequence ATGAAAAAATTAATTAAAGGTCTACGTGAATTTAAAGCCAGCTACTTTAATACTCATCAACAACTGTTTGAACAACTTGCACATGGCCAAACACCCAGAGTATTGTTTATTACCTGTTCTGATTCCCGTGTTGATCCTAACTTAATTACACAAGCACAGTTGGGTGAATTATTTGTCATTCGCAATGCTGGTAACATCGTTCCACCTTACGGTGCAACCAATGGCGGTGAAGGCGCGACAATTGAATATGCTATTCAAGCCTTAGATATTAAGCAAATTATTATCTGCGGACACTCTCATTGTGGTGCTATGAAAGGGCTAATGAAGTTAAATAGCCTTCAGAAAGAAATGCCGCTTGTCTTTGATTGGCTCAAATATGCAGAAGCAACCCGAAGGCTGGTTAATGACCACTACAGTGAGTACCAGGGAGAAGAACTGCTGGAAATTATGACAGCCGAAAATGTCCTCACCCAAATAGAGAATTTGCGGACGTATCCAGTTATTCACTCAAAACTGTATCAAGGGCAACTCAGCATTTATGCTTGGATTTATCACCTTGAAAACGCAGAAGTTTTAGCCTACGATCCGCATAAACACGCTTATGTCTTGCCTCAAAGCCAAGTAAAAGAATCCCAGGGCAATGAGCCGTTGTTAAACCACTTTCCCAATTGCAGTGTAGCAATTAATTCTGCAAGCACCGATCAACTCGAATTTGAAACTTCATCCGACTTCACTCAAAGTGTCAGTGAACGGCTTCCAACTACACCGCTTTCACCTGAGCAGCTAAAGCGAATTTATCGAGGAGCAAATCATTAA
- a CDS encoding alpha-amylase family glycosyl hydrolase, protein MTVNIEKSAPETLKEVDLNPRGRVYPSPATWRDQVLYFFLPDRFSDGKETERQLFDYTKPEQYKTQDKRKWMEGGVKFQGGTIKGIQSKLDYLKELGVTTLWIGPIWRQRSDLETYHGYGIQNFLEIDPRFGTRQDLRDLVDAAHDRNMYVLLDIIYNHTGNNWFYQDNGTVKSMLPYRYEPPYPFGGWRSGKDGSPTNNIVTTDDGVFPKEFQNIEWYTRAGKIIKWDGESWENPLHRDNEFRRGDFFDLKDLDYAKDEVLSAVIQVYSYWIALSDCDGFRIDTVKHVPRETSRNFCNAIHEYAESIGKENFLLLGEVTGGAEMSRNYLDIFGRNLDAALDIGEPTIKLSGMVKGTTEPSKFFVQFGGYDALGSHRETGRYHVSILDDHDMVSRDGKHRFAANSDLPNRYQQVAHAVGVQLTCLGIPCIYYGTEQAFDGTQNRHDSSIQNPIADEDRYIRESMFGGTFGAFETEGCHFFNPEHPSYLRIAAIARIRNQKNHIGQALRRGRQYLRETSVLDRPFSIPGNGELVGWSRVMFNQEALVVLNTNSTESRGADVTVDSSLPRSSSSLAFLYKSDWSDSELRNPPQNQTVPINKHSDGRYTVRIELPPAGMAILA, encoded by the coding sequence ATGACTGTCAATATAGAAAAATCTGCTCCAGAAACACTTAAGGAAGTAGATTTAAATCCCAGAGGCAGAGTTTATCCCAGTCCCGCTACATGGCGAGATCAGGTGCTATATTTCTTCTTGCCCGATCGCTTTAGTGATGGTAAAGAAACTGAAAGACAACTTTTTGATTATACAAAGCCAGAGCAATATAAAACTCAAGACAAACGTAAATGGATGGAGGGGGGAGTCAAGTTTCAAGGTGGAACAATCAAAGGTATTCAAAGTAAGTTAGATTACTTAAAAGAGCTTGGAGTTACCACCCTGTGGATTGGCCCTATTTGGCGACAACGCAGTGATTTAGAAACTTATCACGGTTATGGAATTCAAAATTTTCTGGAAATTGATCCTCGTTTTGGCACTCGTCAAGATTTAAGAGATTTAGTAGACGCGGCACACGATCGCAATATGTACGTCTTGTTAGACATAATTTATAACCATACTGGTAATAACTGGTTTTATCAAGATAATGGCACAGTCAAATCAATGTTACCTTATCGTTATGAACCACCATATCCTTTTGGCGGATGGCGTTCTGGAAAAGATGGTAGCCCTACTAACAATATAGTTACAACAGACGATGGGGTTTTCCCAAAAGAATTTCAGAATATTGAATGGTATACTCGCGCTGGTAAAATTATCAAATGGGATGGAGAATCTTGGGAAAATCCGCTGCATCGAGATAACGAATTTAGACGCGGGGACTTTTTCGATCTCAAAGATCTTGATTACGCAAAAGATGAAGTTCTTTCAGCCGTCATTCAGGTATATTCCTACTGGATTGCTTTAAGTGATTGTGATGGTTTTAGGATTGATACAGTTAAGCACGTTCCTAGAGAAACTTCTCGTAACTTTTGTAATGCCATCCATGAATATGCCGAATCTATTGGCAAAGAAAATTTCTTACTGCTAGGTGAAGTAACTGGCGGTGCTGAAATGAGTCGCAATTACCTCGATATTTTTGGACGTAATCTTGATGCGGCATTAGATATTGGGGAACCGACGATCAAATTATCAGGAATGGTTAAAGGTACTACTGAACCAAGCAAATTTTTTGTGCAATTTGGTGGTTATGATGCTTTAGGCAGTCATCGTGAGACTGGACGTTACCATGTGTCTATTTTAGATGATCATGACATGGTATCAAGGGATGGCAAACATCGGTTTGCAGCTAATAGTGATTTGCCAAATCGTTATCAACAAGTTGCTCATGCTGTGGGTGTGCAATTAACTTGTTTGGGGATTCCATGTATTTATTATGGAACTGAGCAAGCTTTTGACGGAACTCAAAACCGTCATGACTCTAGTATTCAAAATCCTATAGCTGATGAGGATCGATACATTCGTGAATCAATGTTTGGTGGAACTTTTGGAGCTTTTGAAACAGAAGGTTGTCATTTCTTTAATCCAGAACATCCTAGTTATTTACGCATTGCTGCGATCGCACGCATTCGTAATCAAAAAAACCACATTGGACAAGCATTGCGTCGCGGACGACAATATCTGCGAGAAACTTCTGTTTTAGACCGTCCTTTTAGTATCCCTGGAAATGGGGAATTAGTGGGTTGGTCAAGAGTTATGTTTAATCAAGAAGCGCTTGTAGTTCTCAATACAAATAGTACGGAAAGTAGAGGCGCAGATGTGACTGTAGATTCATCGCTTCCTCGTTCTAGCTCATCATTAGCATTTCTCTATAAAAGCGATTGGAGCGATTCTGAGTTACGTAATCCACCTCAAAATCAAACAGTACCAATTAACAAGCATTCTGATGGTCGCTACACAGTTAGAATTGAGCTACCCCCTGCTGGCATGGCAATTTTGGCATAA
- a CDS encoding MarR family transcriptional regulator, with product MVSPLIKQKLPQGWQEVLAPHGLGYRIKLLSQLMSRKFQEQLEPYDLTPFHWVVLCCLWEEDGLPTSSLGEKLQQVGGTLTGVLDRMEERGVIRRERDRRDRRIWRIWLTDTGKELQEVLPPIAIEMREQTMQGMSPRERQLLSHLIEQAIANLS from the coding sequence ATGGTATCTCCATTAATAAAGCAAAAATTACCACAGGGATGGCAGGAAGTCTTGGCTCCTCACGGACTTGGCTACCGGATCAAACTGCTTTCTCAGTTGATGAGTCGTAAGTTTCAAGAGCAACTTGAGCCTTATGACTTAACTCCTTTCCATTGGGTGGTGTTGTGCTGCTTGTGGGAAGAGGATGGCTTACCTACTTCTAGTTTGGGTGAAAAACTGCAACAAGTGGGAGGTACTTTAACAGGGGTTTTGGATCGGATGGAAGAACGTGGGGTGATTCGTCGGGAACGCGATCGCCGCGATCGTCGCATTTGGCGTATCTGGCTAACTGATACAGGAAAAGAACTGCAAGAAGTTTTACCACCAATTGCCATAGAGATGCGAGAGCAAACTATGCAAGGGATGTCTCCTAGGGAACGCCAATTATTGTCACACTTGATCGAGCAAGCGATCGCAAATCTTTCTTAG
- a CDS encoding bestrophin family ion channel, with amino-acid sequence MRENNWFQIALTLKGSVIPAIYKRVIFCGAFGFFISILDHFGVPVSFTNLDGVVSSIVLGLLLVFRTNTAYERFWEGRKIWGTLVNNVRNLARLIWVAIEEKNLEDREYKEANMRLLVAFAVATKLHLRSEAVNSELEGLMPPARYFKLKTMNNPPLEIAFWVGDYFQSQYQCNCLNLYQLNALNDVLNSMVDMLGASERILKTPIPLAYSIHLKQLLLIYCLLLPFQFVDSLNWGTGGIVALISFTLFGIEEIGEEIENPFGHDSNDLPLDAICATMRRNIEDLITLSPSASSFKDDSQAAKVNYQ; translated from the coding sequence ATGAGAGAAAATAATTGGTTTCAAATAGCTTTAACCTTGAAAGGTTCAGTTATTCCAGCAATTTATAAGCGGGTAATATTTTGTGGAGCTTTTGGATTTTTCATTTCAATTTTAGATCATTTTGGCGTACCTGTATCTTTTACAAACTTAGACGGTGTAGTTTCTAGCATTGTATTAGGTTTATTATTAGTTTTTAGAACTAACACCGCTTACGAACGTTTTTGGGAAGGTCGAAAAATTTGGGGAACTTTAGTTAATAATGTCAGAAATTTAGCTCGTTTAATTTGGGTAGCCATCGAAGAAAAAAACCTAGAAGACAGAGAATATAAAGAAGCCAATATGAGGTTGTTAGTAGCATTTGCCGTTGCAACTAAGTTACATTTAAGGTCAGAGGCAGTAAATAGTGAATTAGAGGGTCTTATGCCACCTGCTCGCTATTTCAAATTAAAAACTATGAATAACCCTCCTTTAGAAATTGCATTTTGGGTAGGAGATTATTTCCAAAGCCAGTATCAATGTAATTGTCTTAATTTATACCAACTAAATGCCTTAAATGATGTGTTGAATAGTATGGTAGATATGTTAGGTGCTAGTGAGCGAATTTTAAAAACACCTATTCCTTTAGCTTATTCTATTCACCTTAAACAATTATTATTAATTTATTGTTTACTACTACCATTTCAATTTGTTGATTCCTTAAACTGGGGTACAGGAGGAATTGTAGCTTTAATCAGTTTTACTTTGTTTGGAATCGAAGAAATTGGGGAAGAAATTGAAAATCCTTTCGGTCACGATTCAAATGATCTGCCTTTAGATGCTATTTGTGCCACAATGCGACGTAATATTGAAGATTTAATCACACTTAGTCCTAGTGCTAGTTCATTTAAAGATGATAGCCAAGCAGCTAAGGTCAATTATCAATGA
- a CDS encoding MFS transporter: MKIIPNIPALSSRNYRLFFGGQGLSLIGTWMTQVATIWLVYHLSSSPWLLGVVGFTSQIPSLVLLPIAGVLVERWDRHRVLLVTQVLSMIQSLALAFLTLTGVINIWHLIFLSLLQGTIGAFDAPARQVFITEIVEKKADLANAIALNSSMFNGARLIGPAIAGLVIAAVGSGACFLIDGLSYIAVIAALLAMKLKPKKIVTNHSHPWKSFKEGFVYTFNFPPIKAIIMLLALVSFMGMQYTVLVPIFADKVLQGGPQTLGFLMSSAGVGSLIGAVYLLSRKSVIGLGNFIAYSPAVMGFGLIGFSLSRILGLSMLMMLIVGFGFIMQFTSSNTLLQTIVEDDKRSRVMSIYTMAFFGMLPLGNLFGGALANYIGVTKTLVIAGIACILGTAYFSQKLPELKLLVAPVYRKLGILAPR, translated from the coding sequence ATGAAAATAATACCTAATATACCAGCATTAAGCTCAAGAAATTATCGCCTATTTTTTGGCGGACAAGGTCTTTCTCTAATAGGAACTTGGATGACACAAGTTGCTACGATTTGGTTGGTTTATCATTTAAGTAGTTCCCCTTGGTTATTAGGAGTAGTTGGCTTTACTAGCCAGATTCCCAGCTTAGTTTTACTACCGATTGCAGGGGTGTTAGTGGAGAGATGGGATCGACACCGCGTATTATTGGTAACTCAAGTATTGTCGATGATTCAATCTTTAGCGCTAGCATTTTTGACACTAACTGGTGTGATTAATATTTGGCATTTAATATTTTTAAGTTTATTGCAAGGAACAATTGGCGCATTTGATGCACCAGCACGTCAGGTTTTTATAACGGAAATAGTTGAAAAAAAAGCAGATTTAGCAAATGCGATCGCGCTCAATTCTTCTATGTTTAATGGGGCGCGATTAATTGGGCCAGCTATTGCAGGTTTAGTTATTGCGGCTGTTGGTTCTGGCGCTTGTTTTTTAATTGATGGTCTTAGTTATATAGCTGTGATAGCCGCATTACTAGCGATGAAGCTTAAGCCTAAAAAAATAGTAACTAATCATAGTCATCCTTGGAAAAGCTTTAAAGAAGGATTTGTATATACATTCAATTTCCCACCTATTAAAGCCATCATTATGCTGCTAGCGTTGGTCAGCTTTATGGGAATGCAATATACAGTTTTAGTACCGATTTTTGCCGATAAAGTACTTCAGGGAGGGCCACAAACACTCGGCTTTTTGATGTCGTCAGCAGGAGTAGGATCTTTAATAGGTGCAGTTTATTTACTTAGTCGTAAAAGCGTCATAGGATTAGGCAATTTTATTGCTTACTCTCCAGCCGTTATGGGGTTTGGTTTGATTGGATTCTCTTTATCTCGAATCCTGGGTTTATCTATGCTAATGATGTTGATAGTTGGCTTTGGCTTTATTATGCAATTTACATCTAGCAACACCTTATTACAAACAATTGTTGAAGATGATAAACGCAGTAGAGTAATGAGCATATATACAATGGCATTTTTTGGTATGCTCCCTTTAGGTAATTTATTTGGTGGAGCCTTAGCTAATTATATTGGAGTAACTAAAACATTAGTTATTGCTGGAATAGCTTGTATTTTAGGAACAGCTTATTTCTCACAAAAACTTCCTGAATTAAAGCTTTTGGTAGCTCCAGTTTATAGAAAGCTAGGTATTTTAGCACCAAGATAA
- a CDS encoding tetratricopeptide repeat protein, with translation MLKDCFGLPITTNSSEAIAAINSFIDASLSYGKNAQVILEAVAADPTCAIAHAYAATYYLTQESASTRSQAAPYLVEAQKYLEIATEREQLYISAVLAWAQGDIQSAIALHEEIAKKYPHDLISVQMGQYHYFYVGNSMRLLMIAEKVLSANRDNHYLYGMIAFGLEQSYRLEEAEAVGRRALEINRHDPWAQHAVAHVMETQGRLDEGIAWMESFSDTWESCNSMLLTHNWWHIALYYLEKEDFQKVLTLYDQYIWGRATKESSKDQVGAISLLLRLELRGVDVGFRWQELAAYLSYRIYEHTLPFQDLHYVYALAKADRAEQLEEMLLSMQAYINNALPFVQKIWREVTIPAVRGMVAHAQGDWIKAIAQLGSVLPRLHEVGGSHAQRDLFEQVYLDAWLRNEHNHTALHLLNNRVKSRRFIPLRSPELTLSYNNLGLVLKAS, from the coding sequence ATGTTAAAAGACTGCTTTGGACTTCCAATCACAACGAATTCCTCAGAGGCGATCGCAGCAATTAATAGCTTTATAGATGCCTCACTTAGCTATGGAAAGAATGCCCAAGTGATATTAGAAGCGGTTGCGGCAGATCCGACTTGTGCGATCGCTCATGCTTATGCCGCCACTTATTACCTCACCCAAGAAAGTGCCTCAACTCGGTCTCAAGCTGCACCATATCTAGTTGAAGCTCAAAAGTATTTAGAAATTGCAACAGAACGCGAACAACTTTATATTTCTGCCGTCTTAGCTTGGGCGCAAGGAGATATCCAGAGTGCGATCGCTCTCCATGAAGAAATAGCCAAAAAATATCCCCACGATCTGATCTCAGTTCAAATGGGTCAGTATCACTATTTCTACGTGGGAAACTCCATGCGCCTACTGATGATTGCGGAAAAAGTTCTATCCGCAAATCGAGACAATCATTACCTATACGGCATGATCGCCTTTGGGTTAGAGCAATCTTACCGTTTAGAAGAAGCAGAAGCCGTAGGAAGACGCGCATTAGAAATCAACCGTCACGATCCTTGGGCGCAACACGCAGTTGCTCATGTAATGGAAACACAAGGACGGCTTGATGAAGGCATAGCTTGGATGGAAAGTTTTAGTGACACTTGGGAGAGTTGCAACTCCATGCTATTGACTCATAACTGGTGGCACATTGCTCTTTATTACTTAGAAAAAGAAGATTTTCAGAAAGTTCTCACACTTTACGATCAATACATCTGGGGTAGAGCAACTAAAGAATCTTCTAAAGACCAAGTTGGCGCTATTTCATTGCTGTTGCGATTGGAATTAAGAGGCGTAGATGTAGGTTTTCGCTGGCAAGAACTGGCAGCTTATTTAAGTTATCGAATTTATGAACATACCTTACCTTTTCAAGATTTGCATTATGTATATGCACTTGCCAAAGCAGACCGAGCCGAACAATTAGAAGAAATGCTATTGAGTATGCAAGCCTACATTAATAACGCATTGCCTTTCGTGCAAAAAATTTGGCGAGAGGTAACAATACCAGCAGTGCGGGGAATGGTAGCTCATGCTCAAGGAGATTGGATTAAAGCGATCGCTCAACTTGGATCAGTTTTACCACGTCTTCACGAAGTTGGCGGTAGCCATGCTCAACGGGATTTATTTGAACAGGTTTATCTTGATGCCTGGTTGCGTAATGAACACAATCATACAGCACTGCATTTGCTGAATAATCGTGTTAAATCTCGCCGTTTTATTCCCCTACGTTCCCCTGAATTAACCTTGAGCTACAACAATTTAGGATTGGTACTTAAGGCAAGTTAA